Proteins encoded in a region of the Triticum dicoccoides isolate Atlit2015 ecotype Zavitan chromosome 3A, WEW_v2.0, whole genome shotgun sequence genome:
- the LOC119269268 gene encoding 3-hydroxybutyryl-CoA dehydrogenase-like: protein MGTQAAPATSEIAAVGVIGAGQMGSGIAQLAAVAGCGVFLLDSDPAALSRAAASISSSLGRLVSNLAWSQVACDDSVKRIKCVSDVEELRGVDLVIEAIVESEDVKKKLFVELDRITKPSAILASNTSSISITRLASATSRPSQVIGMHFFNPPPIMKLVEIIRGADTSEEIFSRVKSFSERIGKTVICSQDYPGFIVNRILMPMINEAFWALYTGVATKEDIDTGMKLGTNHPMGPLQLADFIGLDVCLSVLRVLHNGLGDNKYSPCPLLVQYVDAGRLGKKRGLGVYSYGRSSSSVKPKSSL, encoded by the exons ATGGGGACGCAAGCGGCGCCGGCGACCAGCGAGATCGCGGCGGTGGGTGTAATAGGCGCGGGGCAGATGGGCTCGGGCATCGCCCAGCTCGCCGCCGTGGCCGGCTGCGGCGTCTTCCTCCTCGACTCCGACCCCGCCGCCctctcccgcgccgccgcctccatctcctcctccctcGGCCGCCTCGTCTCCAA TCTCGCCTGGTCACAGGTTGCGTGCGATGACTCCGTGAAGCGGATAAAGTGCGTCTCCGATGTGGAGGAGCTGCGGGGCGTGGATCTGGTGATTGAGGCCATTGTTGAGTCCGAAGATGTCAAGAAGAAGCTGTTCGTGGAGCTGGACAGGATCACCAAACCTTCTGCCATTCTTGCCTCCAACACCAGCTCCATTTCTATAACCCGGCTTGCCTCCGCTACCAGCCGCCCCTCTCAG GTGATCGGCATGCACTTTTTCAACCCTCCTCCTATAATGAAGCTGGTTGAAATCATACGAGGAGCTGATACGTCAGAAGAGATTTTCTCTCGAGTTAAATCTTTTTCTGAAAG GATTGGGAAGACCGTTATATGTTCACAAGATTACCCTGGCTTCATTGTGAACCGCATCCTAATGCCGATGATCAATGAAGCATTTTGGGCACTTTACACTGGGGTAGCAACCAAAGAGGACATCGACACAGGGATGAAGCTCGGCACGAATCATCCAATGGGCCCTCTGCAGCTTGCGGACTTCATAGGGTTAGATGTTTGCCTCTCAGTACTTAGGGTGCTCCACAACGGGCTAGGAGATAACAAGTACAGCCCTTGCCCTCTGCTTGTCCAATATGTCGACGCCGGACGACTTGGAAAGAAGCGGGGACTAGGCGTGTACTCTTACGGGAGAAGCTCTTCATCCGTTAAACCCAAGTCGTCCCTGTGA